A region from the Pseudomonas sp. P8_229 genome encodes:
- a CDS encoding NEL-type E3 ubiquitin ligase domain-containing protein, translating to MPIIPLPGRPAHSPPSLSDERSIHHELIKKNLPAWLINSSAARVKQLKGIKPVIADWHQLAPAAEQRHLAQAMKRAWTAQNDIDKALHNLQDVYAFAKPLLQNALKDRFGVEDDVEQTWLRLYAPVNTSWWAHDFAGGTTSRTVSLLDAALHNFSRDEQFSQDSEFITRPDASGHFTIKPLKHRLPINQFKSLCRELDLGARYTQHLNAFLLPTDGVARQVLRYKVCLGQKAALNAAARLALMKKDIDQNAFDVVQGMLDDRRNLRWDGQPVSYYNLAMMDAALIGIVLITPDASRANKPVPVIAYVPHDPQHPLKQYPSALQFMAELTRQLRDHTSPAGYQQFFSQFVNQQQRGHFFARLNERLSKVKWRPAPAGSNLPSWRETAVDNPDLQFSLTRFQDDRDTRFNGDVWGYLYRQKLNKILNDATEIAISTAYADRMARWAWWDNLQKMLADILNVALLVATPFVPFLGELMLAYTSYQLLDGVFEGVVDLAEGHLAEAGEQAIGVLESIVQLGAFAAGATLGNIARVKLSAFVEGLKPVQLPNGQTRLWNPDLTPYRLPEQTLPTATRPDTQGLHPVGDRQLLRLDQQVFAVTQDPVSGQHQIRHPQRPQAYTPALAHNGDGAWVCETENPRQWQGAQLMRRIGHRTEGFSDAQLEQIRLLTGTDENILRRMYVENAAPPPLLIDTLLHLGMAPEEPAPALSPPARQVLVDCPQLTPTLAERVIAQASPMELQQITAQRRLPLRLRTSAREVQFELQSVRAAQGLQLESLSNVESERLILGALRHYSDTFGALRIEVREATFNGELRCEAGAESAEQLRVLIRTGPDRYEVRDGENQPIHEASGLYEAILHAIDNDGHSVLGYRPTDIEPFKQWVIAITTAPSERRTILARAPIRPVAEHDTLFLLRGGGLSKDSVTLQERIQDLHPHFTATEVDAFADALSAQGEPLQAIEAHENDLDELRVIVHRWRYQQPDSWGPGSQGFRDGGGLHIYERLLDCFERKNEDLGNRSDPSSYALDLSRELLSLDLETWWSKRPELKKFLDKVTVLKLDNTRFSSNGTSLLKDFPNLVELSAKYCELTRLPERIGTTLRRLERLRLSNNHIVLDPGAVARLRDLTYLQVLKMDDNPLGQSPDLSRMPRLKVVGLKNTGLTAWPEGTLAKPRPRGFLLDLRGNPLTVIPEVPTGSDAQWLVARTRLDVIALSDVNQLRYQAHRRSMALPPEPLIPAAPGQNTSIISTYGADYWGDVPGWGVNRETPWAELVEEPAAQPFMATLLSVRDFADYRADGAARAQLMQRVWRMLDAVHVDSRLREKLFTMVIAPVDCADAGAQLFNHMGINVLAFEAHAYSTSPAEVEQKLVTLARGAARLEHVNEIARADVASRGGNPDDVEVYLAYQTGLAKRLDLPWQSEDMLYRPVSGVTDVMIDQAYDTVMALGEGDGLVNAMLELDFWAQYLHDKYPVRSESNKRLYQAKYERLEQLRETQRQWTESTLAAERATLREQLKVLINDLPVPPTVVFAEVPISDAVFDRLLIDLGDDEKELARRLTREALRRAGL from the coding sequence TACGCCTTTGCCAAACCGCTGCTGCAAAATGCGCTGAAGGATCGCTTCGGTGTCGAGGATGATGTCGAGCAGACCTGGTTGCGCTTGTATGCCCCCGTCAATACGTCTTGGTGGGCGCATGATTTTGCGGGCGGAACCACCAGCCGCACCGTCTCGCTACTGGACGCCGCGCTGCATAATTTTTCCCGTGATGAGCAATTCAGTCAGGACTCGGAATTCATTACCCGCCCCGACGCCAGCGGTCATTTCACCATCAAGCCACTCAAGCACCGACTGCCGATCAATCAGTTCAAATCACTGTGTCGCGAACTCGACCTGGGCGCGCGTTATACACAGCACTTGAACGCCTTTTTGCTACCGACTGACGGCGTCGCCAGACAGGTGCTGCGCTACAAGGTCTGCCTCGGCCAAAAAGCCGCACTGAACGCCGCCGCACGCCTGGCCCTGATGAAAAAGGACATCGACCAGAACGCTTTCGATGTCGTGCAAGGGATGCTCGATGATCGCCGCAACCTGCGATGGGACGGTCAACCCGTCAGCTATTACAACCTGGCCATGATGGATGCGGCGCTGATCGGGATTGTCCTGATCACCCCTGATGCCAGCCGCGCCAATAAGCCCGTACCAGTGATTGCCTACGTTCCTCATGACCCGCAACACCCCCTCAAGCAGTACCCGTCGGCCCTCCAGTTCATGGCCGAACTGACACGCCAGCTGCGCGACCACACATCCCCGGCAGGCTATCAGCAATTCTTCAGCCAGTTCGTCAATCAGCAACAACGCGGGCATTTTTTTGCCCGACTCAACGAGCGCCTGAGCAAGGTGAAGTGGCGCCCTGCACCGGCGGGTTCAAACTTGCCGAGCTGGCGCGAAACAGCGGTGGACAATCCCGACCTGCAATTCAGCCTGACAAGATTCCAGGACGACCGCGACACCCGGTTCAACGGTGACGTATGGGGTTATCTCTACCGCCAGAAGTTGAACAAGATCCTCAACGATGCCACCGAAATCGCCATTTCCACCGCGTACGCCGATCGCATGGCGCGCTGGGCCTGGTGGGACAATCTGCAAAAAATGCTCGCGGACATCCTCAACGTCGCCCTGCTGGTAGCGACACCGTTTGTGCCGTTTCTCGGTGAGTTGATGCTGGCCTACACCAGTTATCAACTGCTCGACGGGGTCTTCGAAGGCGTCGTGGATCTGGCTGAAGGGCACTTGGCCGAAGCCGGCGAACAGGCGATCGGCGTCCTCGAAAGCATCGTCCAGCTAGGCGCGTTTGCTGCCGGTGCGACGCTGGGTAACATCGCGCGGGTGAAACTCTCGGCGTTCGTCGAAGGGTTGAAACCGGTGCAACTGCCGAACGGACAGACGCGCTTGTGGAACCCCGACCTGACACCCTATCGATTGCCCGAGCAGACCTTGCCGACAGCGACCCGGCCCGATACTCAAGGATTGCATCCGGTGGGTGACAGACAACTGCTGCGACTTGATCAACAGGTATTTGCCGTGACGCAAGACCCCGTCAGCGGGCAGCACCAGATCCGCCACCCGCAAAGGCCCCAGGCCTATACGCCGGCACTTGCGCACAACGGCGATGGCGCGTGGGTGTGTGAAACGGAAAACCCGCGCCAGTGGCAAGGTGCACAATTGATGCGCCGGATCGGTCATCGCACCGAAGGCTTCAGCGACGCGCAACTGGAGCAGATTCGCCTGCTCACCGGTACCGATGAAAACATCCTGCGTCGCATGTATGTGGAAAACGCTGCGCCGCCGCCATTACTGATCGACACGCTGCTGCACCTGGGGATGGCACCTGAAGAACCCGCACCGGCGCTCTCCCCTCCAGCCCGGCAGGTGCTGGTGGACTGCCCGCAACTGACGCCGACCCTCGCCGAGCGAGTGATTGCGCAGGCCAGTCCCATGGAGTTGCAGCAAATCACTGCGCAACGCCGCCTGCCCTTGCGCCTGCGCACGAGCGCCCGCGAGGTGCAGTTTGAATTGCAGTCGGTCAGGGCTGCCCAGGGCTTGCAGCTGGAAAGCCTGAGCAACGTCGAGAGTGAGCGTTTGATTCTCGGAGCCTTGCGTCACTACAGCGATACCTTCGGCGCCTTGCGCATTGAAGTCCGCGAGGCGACCTTCAATGGCGAGTTGCGATGCGAGGCCGGTGCCGAGTCAGCCGAGCAACTGCGGGTGCTGATACGTACCGGCCCTGATCGCTATGAGGTGCGCGATGGCGAGAACCAGCCAATCCATGAAGCCAGCGGTTTGTATGAGGCGATTCTGCACGCCATCGACAATGACGGGCACAGCGTCCTGGGCTACCGGCCGACCGATATCGAGCCGTTCAAGCAGTGGGTCATCGCCATAACCACTGCACCGAGTGAACGCCGAACGATACTGGCGCGCGCCCCGATACGCCCTGTCGCCGAACACGACACGCTGTTTCTGCTGCGCGGTGGCGGCTTGAGCAAAGACTCGGTGACGCTGCAGGAACGCATTCAGGATCTGCACCCACATTTCACTGCGACGGAGGTCGACGCGTTCGCCGATGCCTTGAGCGCACAGGGTGAGCCATTGCAAGCCATCGAGGCCCATGAAAACGATCTCGATGAACTGCGCGTCATCGTCCATCGCTGGCGCTATCAGCAGCCGGACAGCTGGGGGCCGGGCAGCCAGGGGTTTCGTGACGGAGGCGGGCTGCATATCTATGAGCGTTTGCTGGACTGCTTCGAACGCAAGAACGAAGACCTTGGCAACCGCAGCGATCCCTCGTCCTATGCCCTCGATCTCTCCCGGGAATTGCTCTCGCTGGATCTGGAAACCTGGTGGTCCAAGCGTCCGGAATTGAAAAAGTTCCTCGACAAAGTCACCGTGCTCAAACTCGACAACACACGCTTTTCCAGCAACGGCACGAGCCTGCTCAAAGACTTTCCGAACCTGGTCGAACTCAGCGCCAAATATTGCGAGCTGACCCGTTTGCCCGAGCGTATCGGCACCACGTTGCGTCGCCTCGAACGCTTGCGCTTGAGCAATAATCACATTGTGCTGGACCCCGGCGCGGTCGCACGACTGCGCGACCTGACGTATCTGCAGGTTCTGAAAATGGATGACAACCCGCTGGGCCAGTCGCCCGACCTGTCACGCATGCCGCGACTGAAGGTGGTTGGACTGAAGAACACCGGGTTGACCGCGTGGCCCGAAGGCACGCTGGCCAAACCGAGGCCACGGGGGTTTCTGCTCGATCTGCGGGGTAATCCGCTCACGGTGATTCCCGAGGTGCCGACCGGTTCCGATGCGCAGTGGCTGGTGGCCCGCACACGACTGGACGTGATTGCCCTGTCCGACGTCAACCAACTGCGTTACCAGGCCCACCGCCGCTCGATGGCGTTACCTCCCGAACCTCTCATCCCGGCAGCTCCCGGGCAAAACACATCAATCATCTCCACGTATGGCGCCGATTATTGGGGAGATGTGCCGGGCTGGGGCGTCAACCGCGAGACACCCTGGGCGGAACTGGTCGAGGAGCCGGCCGCCCAGCCGTTCATGGCAACCTTGCTCAGTGTGCGCGACTTTGCCGACTACCGCGCCGATGGTGCCGCGCGTGCGCAACTGATGCAGCGCGTATGGCGCATGCTCGATGCCGTGCATGTCGACAGTCGCTTGCGCGAGAAGCTGTTCACCATGGTGATCGCTCCGGTGGATTGCGCCGATGCCGGTGCCCAACTGTTCAACCACATGGGGATCAACGTGCTGGCGTTCGAGGCCCACGCCTACTCCACCAGCCCGGCCGAGGTTGAACAAAAACTGGTGACCCTGGCCAGGGGCGCGGCGCGGCTGGAGCACGTCAATGAAATCGCCCGGGCCGATGTCGCCAGTCGTGGCGGCAACCCGGATGATGTCGAAGTCTATCTGGCCTATCAAACCGGGCTGGCGAAACGCCTCGACCTGCCCTGGCAGTCCGAGGATATGTTGTACCGGCCGGTGTCCGGCGTCACGGACGTAATGATCGATCAGGCGTATGACACGGTAATGGCGCTGGGTGAAGGCGACGGTCTGGTCAACGCGATGCTCGAGCTCGACTTCTGGGCGCAGTATCTGCATGACAAATACCCGGTACGCAGCGAGAGCAACAAGCGCCTGTATCAGGCGAAATACGAGCGCCTTGAGCAACTGCGCGAAACCCAGCGCCAATGGACCGAATCAACCTTGGCAGCCGAGCGCGCAACGCTGCGCGAACAGCTCAAGGTCTTGATCAACGACCTGCCGGTACCGCCAACCGTGGTGTTTGCCGAAGTACCGATCAGCGACGCGGTGTTCGACCGTTTACTGATCGATCTGGGGGATGACGAAAAAGAACTGGCGCGTCGCCTGACCCGTGAAGCACTGAGGCGCGCCGGACTTTGA
- a CDS encoding CS1 type fimbrial major subunit has translation MIKQSFIAVCAGVLTSFSAALFAAREEHRFQVSVDIPTLGFYVIPAETDWIHRAQILPWNVSTKTLGGVRKHFDVRHDTSAIEARLDSEPYLSNGRDEQNIYLRVSFADTVLTHEAPPRQVVSAEQARAGGRYVLEIQPIVPAGGYKPGNYYGNVHLIFNAAAP, from the coding sequence ATGATCAAGCAATCGTTCATTGCCGTATGCGCGGGCGTGCTTACGTCGTTCAGCGCTGCGTTGTTCGCGGCGCGGGAGGAGCACCGGTTCCAGGTGTCGGTGGATATTCCGACGCTGGGTTTTTATGTCATACCGGCCGAGACGGACTGGATTCATCGCGCGCAGATTCTGCCGTGGAATGTCAGTACGAAAACCTTGGGCGGCGTGCGCAAACACTTCGATGTCCGGCATGACACCAGTGCGATCGAGGCCCGGCTGGACAGCGAACCCTACCTGTCCAATGGCCGCGACGAGCAGAACATTTATCTGCGCGTGAGCTTCGCCGATACCGTGCTGACCCATGAGGCGCCGCCGCGCCAGGTAGTCTCTGCCGAGCAGGCCAGGGCCGGCGGGCGATACGTGCTGGAGATCCAGCCGATCGTGCCCGCCGGCGGCTACAAGCCGGGGAATTACTACGGCAATGTGCACCTGATATTCAATGCGGCTGCACCCTGA
- a CDS encoding molecular chaperone — protein MKRLLLLMGLSGFSLAISAGPQINVGTVYDYLDGDKSTYLKRVFNSGDSTAFVKVNILEIVYDADGKSREIEVRNQADMSSRDGLMASPARLIVPANGMQGTRLLLMGERDTERYFRVRFIPVVPEKEDEFAVSAEERDEYKNNLSAGVNVMTGFGTVFFVRPKNSRFDSVIEEAPTTYRVRNNGNTVVVVDEFRNCALKDENACEPTTKHHIRAGNSFEFDKKPGREYRFNLVEGDSKKTLRVAGNSSRDDLR, from the coding sequence ATGAAGCGTTTGTTGCTGTTGATGGGGTTGAGCGGTTTTTCTCTGGCCATTTCGGCCGGGCCGCAGATTAACGTTGGCACGGTGTACGACTATCTGGATGGCGACAAAAGTACCTACCTGAAGCGGGTGTTCAACAGTGGTGACAGCACCGCATTCGTCAAGGTCAATATCCTCGAAATCGTCTACGACGCCGATGGTAAATCGCGGGAAATAGAGGTCAGGAACCAGGCGGACATGAGCAGTCGTGATGGCCTGATGGCCAGTCCCGCACGGCTGATCGTGCCGGCCAATGGCATGCAGGGGACACGCTTGCTGCTGATGGGCGAGCGTGACACCGAACGCTATTTCCGTGTGCGCTTCATCCCGGTGGTACCGGAAAAGGAAGACGAATTCGCGGTCTCCGCCGAGGAACGTGACGAATACAAAAACAACTTGTCCGCCGGGGTCAATGTCATGACCGGTTTCGGTACGGTGTTTTTTGTGCGCCCGAAAAACAGCCGTTTCGACAGCGTGATCGAAGAGGCGCCAACCACGTATCGAGTGCGCAATAACGGCAACACCGTGGTGGTGGTCGATGAGTTTCGCAACTGTGCGCTGAAGGACGAAAACGCCTGCGAGCCGACCACCAAACATCACATCCGCGCCGGCAACAGTTTCGAGTTCGACAAAAAGCCCGGGCGCGAATACCGCTTCAACCTGGTCGAGGGCGACAGCAAAAAGACTTTGCGCGTCGCTGGCAACTCATCACGGGATGACCTGAGATGA